Below is a window of Paenibacillus bovis DNA.
GAGCCGCTGGAATCCTTTGCTTAATACGTAAAAAATTACTATTCAAGCAGAAGGAAACCGGAATTTTGAGGCGAATCTTACATATTGTGATGAAAAGTCTGTACGCGCGCCCATATTGTGGTTTATAATGATGGCAGCAAAGTTGCCTCACGCAATGTGCGTGTGGCGCAGACCAGAAACTTGGATTCGCGTATGTAAAAATGCCGTTAAATCAGCTAAGGGGTATGGCTGGAAAAGGTTTTGGGGGTGCTGGACAGTTGGACAACATGCAAAATGTGCAAGGGATTATGGTCCATTTACCGGATCAGCTTTTGCAGGAGATGGATGGGATCGCAGCGTTGGAGAATTCCGACCGCAACGAGTTAATCAGAAAAGCCATGAAAGGGTATCTTACCGAGCGCAAGAAGCGGCATGTCCGCGAAGCAATGCAACGTGGATACATGGAAATGGCCAAGATCAATCTGAGAATCGCTTGTGAAGCTTTTTATGCGGAGGAAGAGG
It encodes the following:
- a CDS encoding CopG family ribbon-helix-helix protein, which produces MDNMQNVQGIMVHLPDQLLQEMDGIAALENSDRNELIRKAMKGYLTERKKRHVREAMQRGYMEMAKINLRIACEAFYAEEEADITLDRLVSGV